The following are from one region of the Salvia splendens isolate huo1 chromosome 2, SspV2, whole genome shotgun sequence genome:
- the LOC121783743 gene encoding protein TIME FOR COFFEE-like isoform X2, with protein MDRNREARRASIVGSNGFNRRRHRTNSLRDSPDEDVELQESVRLRDRMKKDRDRERERDRERERERERDRERDLRERSSRSKRRRGGDETSEESINDEEDEEDEVNAGGVRLLSQAVGSVPNHHHHSSSFSQPQQNNTVSSNHHLQHRKTFPPISSTAAKVSKAPPEMMSAPVPRKARSASTKRSHDWISISNNSGGELNHGSSPARQAATPVPAAPMSPSSSNASMRKKLKQTVNNSGPKLKPPKVATASASKPSSSNPEELEIEIAEVLYGLMTQSQAPSSLKKEESREIKRNSSPISNSPSANNPNLGSNSGPLSAVAPKRKRPRQIPENSSHGARSSPVPAKLDADQTPKCEIPSPEKISGPAVENVHEMATNSVDPQRQAAAAGSVSEMKPVAEELRESNSVAKEEIKSPKEKESPALRAAVNQNGDSPAAAPSPAAATTKTNFADYRKEEKFEIDLMAPPPQAKSSPDKEAKIDLRGSPVDQKPVVPATDTNSKAVRDQANENDRIGAGSDQEIKVLEERESKERNVDLHLNLEKSERDDGDGVTAANKSQLLTPKQQQQQQLTEKSGHSTSSLPLPMSMGNWPGGLAPMRYMAPLQEIVSMEGGGAVAPGHIQPLFSQPRPKRCATHCHIARNIHYLQQFMKMNPFWPGPAGSASLFGAKPCNLNFIPGMELHGNVAVRGAQDKAQNAPIPVGKEKGSQPASTSDSAQGKQQILIQQALPPVAPSNLLGPTFIFPLSQQQSAAPRPSGTKSPAAGVSSNTCSSGVTNSTSAGAVSFNYPNMPSNETQYLAILQNNGYPFPIPAAAVGAPPNYRATPGQALPLFNGSFYSSQMIHPSQLKHAQPSSIQSQLLQAHQNASQSSGGSSTSQKHLQGQHPRMQTGGGVSSGSGTASLQNMPSQKLQSSQQQLQQGLSQYVHQSRARHLEGEPSREDSPSMAESRGSRASMNIYGQNFAMPMHPQNFGLMTHPATLAGVGGGAASATSASSNHADKKGQHGSKPGPESLPASHSFAMSFGTVNGTSGGPGIDVASMAQNHALFHSSSEATRQNMQMMAAVQAAQKKNFRISDDGKSAGVDSHATEERKILTGKAMGVGGGQQSIAFTRSDLTTDGHVSSSIQANNVIESSTRSINAAASGAPRSSRSNAVNVQNAHSIQAQLQQQQNLQLKHQQQQQQQQQQQQQQQQQQHQHQQQLKQHMAANSGSLQQQLKQHMAANSGSLPQHMTANAVSRQQHFNSSSTMGLKFPSGLSGFPTNLVKSNSSSPSQSPQWKGSGRNLSPQTSSATTATLKNLPQQHSQTQISFGGNQKPSTGSQGQAHPSNNQTSSSPMMVGSPTASSVSKGASGSPRTASSASTNNKTSQAPSLSAQPTKNAPSGPNQKSPSILGNLHVASASSGSIQKSQIQLQSQQQMPKTMQQQLFFSNPYAQSQCPHSSSKSSTTPGVSGYYMPRRQTDQQQQSPSAPVTSAGCLSLLGGANTNDPATAIAAATANAKGSGLPSQGIIHAPQFAAKAAGSLLPAGFSYAHPVPAAVQVKPTEQKQPDGNDNLNPWQPEKK; from the exons ATGGACAGAAACAGAGAAGCCAGAAGAGCTAGTATCGTCGGCTCCAATGGCTTcaaccgccgccgccaccgaaCCAACAGCCTCAGAGACTCTCCAG ATGAAGATGTGGAGTTGCAGGAATCAGTGAGGTTAAGAGATAGAATGAAGAAAGATCGGGAtcgagagagggagagggacaGGGAGAGGGaaagggagagggagagggacagagagagagatttgagaGAAAGGTCTAGCCGGAGTAAGAGGAGAAGAGGCGGAGACGAGACTTCGGAAGAGAGCatcaatgatgaagaagacgaagaagatgaagtgaaCGCCGGCGGCGTGAGGTTGCTGTCGCAGGCGGTGGGTTCCGTCcccaaccaccaccaccatagcAGTAGTTTTAGTCAACCGCAACAGAACAATACTGTAAGTAGCAATCACCATCTCCAGCACAGGAAAACCTTTCCTCCTATTTCTTCAACGGCGGCCAAGGTTTCTAAAGCGCCGCCGGAAATGATGAGCGCTCCCGTTCCTAGAAAGGCACGCTCCG CATCCACGAAGAGGTCTCACGATTGGATTTCAATCAGCAACAACAGCGGCGGAGAGCTGAATCATGGGAGCTCTCCGGCGAGACAAGCGGCGACGCCTGTGCCGGCGGCTCCGATGTCTCCGTCATCTTCCAATGCTTCCATGAGAAAGAAGCTT AAGCAGACTGTGAACAACTCTGGGCCGAAGCTGAAGCCGCCGAAAGTGGCAACGGCGTCCGCGTCGAAGCCAAGCTCTTCGAATCCGGAGGAGTTGGAGATTGAAATCGCGGAGGTGTTGTATGGTTTGATGACTCAATCACAAGCCCCTTCTTCATTGAAAAAGGAGGAGTCTAGAGAAATCAAGCGCAATTCATCGCCGATTTCTAATTCCCCTTCGGCCAATAATCCCAATTTGGGATCCAATTCTGGGCCCCTTTCAGCTGTCG CTCCGAAGAGGAAGAGGCCGCGGCAGATTCCGGAGAACTCAAGCCACGGCGCTCGTAGCAGCCCCGTTCCGGCGAAGCTCGACGCAGATCAGACGCCGAAGTGCGAGATTCCATCCCCAGAGAAAATCTCAGGACCCGCAGTTGAAAATGTGCATGAAATGGCTACCAATTCGGTCGATCCACAGAggcaggcggcggcggcggggtCAGTGTCGGAGATGAAGCCTGTGGCTGAAGAATTAAGAGAGAGCAATTCCGTCGCGAAGGAAGAGATAAAGTCGCCGAAGGAAAAAGAATCTCCTGCGTTGAGAGCAGCGGTTAACCAAAACGGAGATTCACCGGCGGCGGCACCTTCACCGGCTGCGGCGACTACTAAAAC CAATTTTGCGGATTATCGGAAGGAAGAGAAGTTCGAAATAGATCTTATG gcGCCGCCGCCACAAGCAAAATCTTCTCCGGATaaagaagcaaagattgatctGAGGGGTTCGCCGGTGGATCAAAAGCCGGTTGTTCCGGCCACCGATACA AATTCGAAGGCGGTGAGAGATCAAGCCAACGAAAATGACAGAATTGGGGCAGGGagtgatcaagaaataaaggTGCTAGAAGAAAGGGAATCAAAGGAGAGGAATGTAGATTTGCATCTTAACTTGGAGAAGTCAGAAAGAGATGACGGTGATGGAGTTACTGCAGCAAACAAATCGCAGTTGTTGACTccgaagcagcagcagcagcagcagctcacTGAGAAATCTG GTCACTCAACGAGCTCTTTGCCGTTGCCAATGTCGATGGGGAATTGGCCCGGTGGGCTTGCTCCGATGAG ATATATGGCTCCGTTGCAAGAAATTGTGTCAATGGAGGGAGGAGGGGCAGTTGCGCCTGGACATATTCAG CCGTTGTTCTCTCAGCCCCGACCAAAACGCTGTGCTACACATTGCCACATTGCTAGGAATATACATTACCTCCAACAGTTCATGAAGATGAACCCCTTCTGGCCTGGACCGGCTGGCTCGGCTTCTTTATTCGGGGCAAAGCCTTGCAATCTTAACTTCATACCAGGAATGGAGTTGCACGGGAATGTTGCTGTCAGAGGTGCTCAGGATAAGGCCCAGAATGCCCCCATTCCTGTCGGGAAGGAGAAGGGTTCTCAACCGGCCAGTACGTCAGATTCTGCTCAGGGAAAGCAGCAGATTCTTATCCAGCAAGCATTGCCTCCCGTTGCTCCTAGTAATTTGCTG GGGCCTACTTTCATCTTCCCCTTGAGCCAGCAGCAATCGGCAGCACCACGGCCTAGTGGAACCAAATCACCGGCTGCTGGTGTTTCTTCCAATACCTGTAGCTCTGGTGTTACGAATTCCACTTCAGCAGGTGCAGTGAGCTTCAACTATCCGAATATGCCTTCTAATGAGACGCAGTATTTGGCGATCCTACAGAACAACGGGTACCCGTTTCCCATACCGGCTGCTGCTGTAGGTGCCCCCCCGAATTACAGGGCTACCCCAGGCCAGGCGCTGCCTTTGTTCAACGGTTCATTCTACTCGTCTCAGATGATTCATCCTTCGCAACTTAAGCACGCGCAGCCATCATCCATCCAGTCACAGCTGCTGCAAGCTCACCAAAATGCAAGCCAATCCAGTGGTGGTTCCTCGACTTCACAGAAGCATTTGCAGGGCCAGCATCCGAGAATGCAAACTGGCGGCGGCGTCTCCAGTGGTTCTGGAACTGCTAGCTTGCAGAACATGCCGTCCCAGAAATTGCAGTCATCCCAGCAGCAGTTGCAACAGGGTCTCAGCCAATATGTGCACCAATCACGGGCAAGGCACCTTGAGGGGGAACCAAGTAGGGAAGACAGCCCATCAATGGCTGAAAGCCGGGGTTCTCGAGCCTCTATGAACATATATGGCCAGAATTTCGCAATGCCAATGCACCCGCAGAATTTCGGGTTGATGACTCATCCTGCCACTTTGGCTGGTGTTGGCGGTGGTGCAGCGAGTGCTACGAGCGCGAGTAGTAATCATGCTGACAAGAAGGGGCAGCACGGATCCAAGCCTGGACCGGAGTCCTTGCCTGCATCACATAGCTTTGCGATGAGTTTTGGTACTGTCAATGGAACCAGTGGAGGCCCGGGCATTGATGTGGCATCCATGGCTCAGAATCACGCTCTGTTTCATAGCTCCTCAGAAGCTACGAGACAGAATATGCAGATGATGGCTGCTGTTCAGGCTGCCCAGAAGAAGAATTTCCGAATTTCAGATGATGGTAAATCTGCTGGTGTCGATTCCCATGCCACAGAAGAACGTAAGATCTTGACTGGAAAGGCAATGGGTGTTGGTGGTGGGCAGCAATCCATTGCATTCACAAGGTCGGACTTGACTACTGATGGGCATGTTTCGTCGTCTATTCAGGCAAACAACGTGATTGAGAGCTCCACACGGTCTATAAATGCTGCTGCTTCTGGTGCACCTCGCAGTTCCCGTTCCAATGCTGTGAATGTTCAGAATGCTCACAGCATTCAAGCTCAACTTCAGCAACAGCAAAATCTGCAGCTTAagcatcagcagcagcagcagcagcagcagcagcagcagcagcaacaacaaCAGCAACAACACCAGCACCAGCAGCAACTGAAGCAACACATGGCAGCAAACTCAGGTAGTCTGCAACAGCAACTGAAGCAGCACATGGCAGCAAATTCGGGTAGTCTGCCGCAGCACATGACAGCAAATGCAGTTAGTCGACAGCAGCATTTCAATTCATCTTCAACCATGGGTTTGAAGTTTCCGAGTGGACTCTCTGGCTTCCCGACAAATCTTGTCAAGAGCAACAGCAGCAGCCCCTCCCAGTCCCCACAATGGAAAGGCTCCGGTAGAAATCTGTCACCCCAAACCTCCTCTGCAACCACTGCGACTCTAAAAAACCTTCCTCAGCAGCATTCTCAGACTCAAATATCCTTCGGAGGAAATCAGAAACCATCAACAGGTTCTCAAGGGCAAGCTCATCCAAGCAACAACCAGACTTCGTCTTCCCCTATGATGGTAGGCTCTCCCACGGCCTCTTCAGTCTCCAAAGGAGCCAGTGGGAGCCCAAGAACAGCTTCATCTGCTTCTACGAACAACAAAACAAGCCAAGCGCCATCTTTGTCAGCACAGCCTACAAAGAACGCTCCATCCGGTCCTAACCAGAAGTCTCCATCAATTCTGGGGAACCTTCATGTAGCTTCTGCCTCTTCTGGAAGCATACAGAAATCTCAAATTCAACTGCAATCTCAGCAGCAGATGCCTAAAACAATGCAGCAGCaactattcttctcaaatccgTATGCTCAATCCCAGTGTCCGCATTCTTCCAGTAAAAGCTCAACCACACCTGGGGTCAGTGGATATTATATGCCGCGAAGACAGACAGACCAACAGCAGCAGTCACCAAGTGCTCCGGTGACATCAGCTGGGTGTTTGTCTTTATTGGGTGGTGCAAACACGAATGATCCAGCTACAGCAATTGCAGCAGCCACTGCTAACGCAAAGGGTAGTGGATTGCCTTCACAGGGTATAATCCATGCACCACAGTTTGCTGCGAAGGCTGCTGGTAGCCTGTTGCCAGCTGGCTTTTCTTACGCACATCCCGTTCCAGCTGCTGTTCAGGTGAAGCCTACCGAGCAGAAACAACCTGATG GAAATGACAATTTAAATCCATGGCAGCCTGAGAAAAAGTGA